From one Gadus morhua chromosome 8, gadMor3.0, whole genome shotgun sequence genomic stretch:
- the ca8 gene encoding carbonic anhydrase-related protein isoform X1, whose product MADMTSEEPDNSAGKDELDWGYEEGVEWGLHFPAANGEYQSPINLNSREARYDPSLLDVPLTSNYVVCRDCEVINDGHTTRILLKSKSVVTGGPLPSDHEYELHEVRFHWGKENQRGSEHTVNFKAFPMELHLLHWNSTLYSCVEDALGKNNGVLIIALFVQIGKEHLGLKAITEVLQDLQYKGKSKIIPCFNPNSLLPDPLLRDYWVYQGSLTTPPCSENVTWILYRYPLTISQIQIEEFRRLRSHVKGAELQEGNDGMLGDNFRPTQPLSDRGSWVRIVSGGEDLMLISLTKQPFSLSPCPVFVCVCVFKYVEVCVVKANLCC is encoded by the exons ATGGCCGACATGACCAGCGAAGAGCCGGACAACTCCGCCGGGAAAGACGAGCTGGACTGGGGCTACGAGGAAG GTGTAGAGTGGGGACTACATTTCCCAGCAGCCAACGGGGAGTACCAGTCCCCCATCAACCTCAACTCCAGGGAGGCGCGCTACGACCCCTCCCTCCTGGACGTGCCGCTCACCTCCAACTACGTGGTCTGTCGCGACTGTGAGGTCATAAACGATGGACACACCACCCGCATCCTACTCAAGTCAAAGTCAG TGGTTACGGGGGGCCCTCTGCCCAGCGACCATGAGTACGAGCTCCACGAGGTCCGCTTCCACTGGGGCAAGGAGAACCAGAGAGGCTCCGAGCACACCGTCAACTTCAAGGCCTTCCCCATGGAG ctccacctcctccactggaACAGCACGTTGTATAGCTGTGTGGAGGACGCCCTGGGCAAGAACAACGGAGTCCTCATCATCGCTCTGTTTGTACAG ATTGGTAAGGAGCACCTGGGCCTCAAGGCCATCACAGAGGTTCTGCAGGACCTGCAGTACAAG GGAAAGTCCAAGATCATTCCCTGTTTCAACCCCAACTCTCTGCTCCCAG ACCCCCTGCTGAGGGACTACTGGGTGTATCAGGGCTCCCTCACGACGCCCCCCTGCAGTGAGAATGTCACTTGGATCCTCTACCGCTACCCGCTCACCATCTCACAGATACAG atcGAGGAGTTCCGCCGTCTGAGGTCACATGTCAAGGGGGCGGAGCTTCAGGAGGGGAACGATGGCATGCTGGGAGACAACTTCCGGCCCACGCAGCCCCTCAGCGACCGGGGG aGTTGGGTGAGGATAGTGTCGGGAGGAGAGGATCTGATGCTGATCAGCCTGACAAAGCAGCCATTCAGCCTCTCACCCtgccctgtgtttgtgtgtgtgtgtgtgtttaaatacgttgaggtgtgtgttgtgaaagCCAACCTCTGCTGCTAG
- the ca8 gene encoding carbonic anhydrase-related protein isoform X2, which produces MADMTSEEPDNSAGKDELDWGYEEEWGLHFPAANGEYQSPINLNSREARYDPSLLDVPLTSNYVVCRDCEVINDGHTTRILLKSKSVVTGGPLPSDHEYELHEVRFHWGKENQRGSEHTVNFKAFPMELHLLHWNSTLYSCVEDALGKNNGVLIIALFVQIGKEHLGLKAITEVLQDLQYKGKSKIIPCFNPNSLLPDPLLRDYWVYQGSLTTPPCSENVTWILYRYPLTISQIQIEEFRRLRSHVKGAELQEGNDGMLGDNFRPTQPLSDRGSWVRIVSGGEDLMLISLTKQPFSLSPCPVFVCVCVFKYVEVCVVKANLCC; this is translated from the exons ATGGCCGACATGACCAGCGAAGAGCCGGACAACTCCGCCGGGAAAGACGAGCTGGACTGGGGCTACGAGGAAG AGTGGGGACTACATTTCCCAGCAGCCAACGGGGAGTACCAGTCCCCCATCAACCTCAACTCCAGGGAGGCGCGCTACGACCCCTCCCTCCTGGACGTGCCGCTCACCTCCAACTACGTGGTCTGTCGCGACTGTGAGGTCATAAACGATGGACACACCACCCGCATCCTACTCAAGTCAAAGTCAG TGGTTACGGGGGGCCCTCTGCCCAGCGACCATGAGTACGAGCTCCACGAGGTCCGCTTCCACTGGGGCAAGGAGAACCAGAGAGGCTCCGAGCACACCGTCAACTTCAAGGCCTTCCCCATGGAG ctccacctcctccactggaACAGCACGTTGTATAGCTGTGTGGAGGACGCCCTGGGCAAGAACAACGGAGTCCTCATCATCGCTCTGTTTGTACAG ATTGGTAAGGAGCACCTGGGCCTCAAGGCCATCACAGAGGTTCTGCAGGACCTGCAGTACAAG GGAAAGTCCAAGATCATTCCCTGTTTCAACCCCAACTCTCTGCTCCCAG ACCCCCTGCTGAGGGACTACTGGGTGTATCAGGGCTCCCTCACGACGCCCCCCTGCAGTGAGAATGTCACTTGGATCCTCTACCGCTACCCGCTCACCATCTCACAGATACAG atcGAGGAGTTCCGCCGTCTGAGGTCACATGTCAAGGGGGCGGAGCTTCAGGAGGGGAACGATGGCATGCTGGGAGACAACTTCCGGCCCACGCAGCCCCTCAGCGACCGGGGG aGTTGGGTGAGGATAGTGTCGGGAGGAGAGGATCTGATGCTGATCAGCCTGACAAAGCAGCCATTCAGCCTCTCACCCtgccctgtgtttgtgtgtgtgtgtgtgtttaaatacgttgaggtgtgtgttgtgaaagCCAACCTCTGCTGCTAG
- the ca8 gene encoding carbonic anhydrase-related protein isoform X3 has product MADMTSEEPDNSAGKDELDWGYEEGVEWGLHFPAANGEYQSPINLNSREARYDPSLLDVPLTSNYVVCRDCEVINDGHTTRILLKSKSVVTGGPLPSDHEYELHEVRFHWGKENQRGSEHTVNFKAFPMELHLLHWNSTLYSCVEDALGKNNGVLIIALFVQIGKEHLGLKAITEVLQDLQYKGKSKIIPCFNPNSLLPDPLLRDYWVYQGSLTTPPCSENVTWILYRYPLTISQIQIEEFRRLRSHVKGAELQEGNDGMLGDNFRPTQPLSDRGVRAAFQ; this is encoded by the exons ATGGCCGACATGACCAGCGAAGAGCCGGACAACTCCGCCGGGAAAGACGAGCTGGACTGGGGCTACGAGGAAG GTGTAGAGTGGGGACTACATTTCCCAGCAGCCAACGGGGAGTACCAGTCCCCCATCAACCTCAACTCCAGGGAGGCGCGCTACGACCCCTCCCTCCTGGACGTGCCGCTCACCTCCAACTACGTGGTCTGTCGCGACTGTGAGGTCATAAACGATGGACACACCACCCGCATCCTACTCAAGTCAAAGTCAG TGGTTACGGGGGGCCCTCTGCCCAGCGACCATGAGTACGAGCTCCACGAGGTCCGCTTCCACTGGGGCAAGGAGAACCAGAGAGGCTCCGAGCACACCGTCAACTTCAAGGCCTTCCCCATGGAG ctccacctcctccactggaACAGCACGTTGTATAGCTGTGTGGAGGACGCCCTGGGCAAGAACAACGGAGTCCTCATCATCGCTCTGTTTGTACAG ATTGGTAAGGAGCACCTGGGCCTCAAGGCCATCACAGAGGTTCTGCAGGACCTGCAGTACAAG GGAAAGTCCAAGATCATTCCCTGTTTCAACCCCAACTCTCTGCTCCCAG ACCCCCTGCTGAGGGACTACTGGGTGTATCAGGGCTCCCTCACGACGCCCCCCTGCAGTGAGAATGTCACTTGGATCCTCTACCGCTACCCGCTCACCATCTCACAGATACAG atcGAGGAGTTCCGCCGTCTGAGGTCACATGTCAAGGGGGCGGAGCTTCAGGAGGGGAACGATGGCATGCTGGGAGACAACTTCCGGCCCACGCAGCCCCTCAGCGACCGGGGGGTCCGCGCCGCCTTCCagtga